From Neisseria musculi, the proteins below share one genomic window:
- a CDS encoding HlyC/CorC family transporter, whose translation MDDSQSKPSFFERIISRISGDAPDSAEDVVSLLRQAHEQQVFDSETLQHLEKMLDFSELEVRDAMITRSRMDVIKAGESMERIIAYIIETAHSRFPVIGEDKDNVLGILHAKDLLKYALNPEQFNLQSILRPPVFVPESKPLNTLLREFREQRNHMAVVVDEYGGISGLVTLEDIIEQIIGDIEDEFDDDESADNIFPVSAERFRINAVTEIEDINEYFGTAYSSEEADTIGGLVIQEIGHLPVRGEKVVIGSLQFTVARADNRRLHTLMATRVKE comes from the coding sequence ATGGACGACAGCCAGTCGAAGCCTTCTTTTTTCGAACGCATCATCTCCCGCATTTCGGGCGATGCCCCCGATTCCGCCGAAGACGTCGTCAGCCTGCTGCGCCAGGCGCACGAGCAGCAGGTGTTTGACAGCGAAACCCTGCAACACCTTGAAAAAATGCTGGATTTTTCCGAGCTCGAAGTGCGCGATGCCATGATTACCCGCAGCCGCATGGATGTGATTAAGGCCGGCGAAAGCATGGAGCGCATCATCGCCTACATTATCGAAACCGCCCATTCGCGCTTTCCCGTTATCGGCGAAGACAAAGACAACGTATTGGGCATTCTGCACGCCAAAGACCTGCTGAAATATGCCTTGAATCCCGAGCAGTTCAACCTGCAAAGCATCTTGCGCCCCCCTGTGTTTGTGCCCGAAAGCAAACCGCTCAACACCCTGTTGAGGGAATTTCGCGAGCAGCGCAACCATATGGCGGTGGTGGTGGACGAATACGGCGGCATTTCCGGCCTGGTAACGCTTGAAGACATCATCGAACAGATTATCGGCGACATCGAAGACGAATTTGATGACGATGAAAGTGCCGACAATATCTTCCCCGTTTCTGCCGAACGCTTCCGCATCAACGCCGTTACCGAAATCGAAGACATCAATGAATATTTCGGCACTGCCTACAGCAGCGAAGAAGCCGACACCATCGGCGGGCTGGTGATTCAGGAAATCGGCCACCTGCCTGTGCGCGGCGAAAAAGTGGTGATAGGCTCCCTGCAGTTTACCGTTGCCCGCGCCGACAACCGCAGGCTGCACACGTTGATGGCAACTCGGGTGAAAGAATAG